From Chiloscyllium punctatum isolate Juve2018m chromosome 36, sChiPun1.3, whole genome shotgun sequence, the proteins below share one genomic window:
- the LOC140460422 gene encoding uncharacterized protein: MEKPEETQPVEKPWKCGDCGKGFRVPSVLAAHQCNHTGKRPFSCPERAKGFTCSCVLLAHQHIHTDERTYYCSVCGKGFTWVDNLQTHQQFHTGERLFSCHECGKAFSTSSDLLKHRRVHTGERPFSCPECGKAFSDSSNLLRHRRVHTGERPFSCPECGKAFSNSSNLLAHQQVHTGERPFSCPECGKAFSNSSNLLAHQRVHTGERPFSCPQCGKAFSNSPNLLRHRRFHTGERPFSCPECGKAFSNSSNLLAHQQVHTGERPFSCPECGKAFSNSSNLLAHQRVHTGERPFSCPECRKAFSNSSDLLRHQRVHTGERPFACPECGKAFSNSSDLLSHRRVHTRERPFSCPECGNGFTRSSKLLAHQWVHTREKPFACPDCGRRFTLSCNLQRHQRGHQCIQQSDSTSDAAVGHPKG, encoded by the coding sequence atggagaaacccgaggaaaCACAACCTGTTgagaaaccatggaagtgtggcgactgtgggaaggGCTTCCGTGTCCCATCTGTCCTGGCGGCTCATCAGTGCAATCACACTGGGaagaggccgttctcctgccccgagcGGGCGAAGGGCTTTACTTGCTCTTGTGTCCTGCTAGCCCACCAGCATATACACACTGATGAGAGGACGTATtactgctcagtgtgtgggaaagggtTCACTTGGGTGGACAACCTCCAGACCCACCAGCAattccacacaggggagaggctctTCAGTTGCCACGAGTGCGGGAaagccttcagcacttcctccgacctgctgaagcaccggcgagtccacacgggggagaggccattcagctgccccgaatgcgggaaggccttcagcgactcctccaacctgctgaggcaccggcgggtccacacgggggagaggcccttcagctgcccagagtgtgggaaggccttcagcaattcctccaacctgctggcccatcagcaggtccacactggggagaggcccttcagctgcccagagtgtgggaaggccttcagcaattcctccaacctgctggcccatcagcgggtccacacgggggagaggcccttcagctgcccacagtgcgggaaggcctttagcAATTCCCCCAACCTGTTGAGGCACCGGCGgttccacacgggggagaggcccttcagctgcccagagtgtgggaaagccttcagcaattcctccaacctgctggcccatcagcaggtccacacgggggagaggcccttcagctgcccagagtgtgggaaggccttcagcaattcctccaacctgcttgcccatcagcgggtccacacgggggagaggcccttcagctgcccagagtgcaggaaggcctttagcaattcctctgacctactgagacaccagcgggtccacacgggggagaggccattcgcctgccctgagtgtggtaaggccttcagcaattcctctgatcTGTTGTCCCACCGGCGGGTTCACACCAGGGAAAGGccattcagctgccccgagtgtgggaatgGGTTCACCCGCTCCTCCAAACTGCTGgcccaccaatgggtccacaccagggagaagCCGTTTGCCTGCCCCGACTGCGGGCGGAGGTTCACATTGTCCTGCAATTTGCAgaggcaccagcgggggcaccagtgcATCCAACAATCAGATTCCACCAGTGACGCTGCAGTGGGTCACCCAAAGGGCTGA